The Rhodopseudomonas palustris genome window below encodes:
- a CDS encoding DUF3309 family protein: protein MSIGTIILIILIIALLGGFSGIGGGPFYGTGYYGGGGLGLIIIILVILLLLGKI, encoded by the coding sequence ATGTCTATCGGCACAATCATCCTGATCATTCTGATCATTGCCCTGCTGGGCGGTTTCAGCGGCATCGGCGGCGGACCGTTCTACGGCACCGGCTATTATGGCGGCGGCGGCCTCGGCCTGATCATCATCATTCTGGTGATCCTGCTCCTGCTCGGCAAGATCTGA
- a CDS encoding polyhydroxyalkanoic acid system family protein, with protein MSAPLVISIPHRLGRDEAARRLKSGLGQAAISVPVLTLDEEIWQGDRMIFRVRALGQVAAGHVDIADDHVLLEVRLPWLLQKFGDVAQQAIRKRGHLLLEKKK; from the coding sequence ATGTCAGCTCCGCTTGTCATATCGATACCTCATCGGCTGGGACGGGACGAAGCCGCGCGCCGTCTAAAGAGCGGATTGGGCCAGGCGGCGATCAGCGTGCCTGTGCTGACGCTCGACGAGGAGATCTGGCAGGGCGACCGCATGATTTTCAGAGTGCGCGCGCTGGGCCAGGTCGCGGCCGGCCACGTCGATATCGCCGACGATCACGTCCTGCTGGAAGTGCGACTACCATGGCTGCTGCAGAAGTTCGGCGACGTCGCGCAGCAGGCGATTCGCAAGCGCGGTCATCTGCTGCTGGAAAAGAAGAAGTAG
- the treY gene encoding malto-oligosyltrehalose synthase yields the protein MPPAIPTATYRIQFTAAFGFDDAAAIVPYLKELGISHLYASPFTKARRGSTHGYDIVDHTRLNPELGGEEAFARLSEALKSNDIGLILDFVPNHVGVHFADNPWWLDVLEWGPASPHAASFDIDWEMLPFRNRGGVLLPIIGTSYGKALESGEIELRYDAGEGNFSAWYFEHRLPIAPQRYSEILRTIVREADAADHPAGKAILELAARYRGLRHPDRKEAPDFKAALKAIPGSAELIDKGLAAYRTGEGRNTQIQALHNLLERQHYKLGHWQLAASEINYRRFFDVNTLAGLRVEDAGTFEAIHTLVKRLIANGQLQGLRLDHIDGLRDPAQYFQRLRRLTREAQGPAAAPLYMVIEKILGDGEPLRRFAGVHGTTGYEWLNVITQALVHGAGLQPLDEVWRQVSNTSPDFPPVLMRAKRRVLETLLLSEFTVLTRLLARIASGHYSTRDFSADNLRQVFELYVLHFPVYRTYISGSGPNGPDRELIAQTIEKARADWFGADDGIFDFLQDALTMDLLKRRAAHSKPRVRRFALKVQQFTGPTMAKSLEDTAFYRYHRLLALNEVGGEPAAHALAPDAFHQLMTQRAQDWPHGMTSTMTHDAKRGEDARTRLLALAEMPGEWASLVAKWKLLNAAHLVTDGAMRAPSATFEYMLYQGLVGAWPLEPDPDFTDRIQGYALKAAREGKQETNWINPNLAYEEGIRIFIDRLLDPAQSGAFLESLQNLSERVSVIGALNSLSQITLKTTMPGVPDFYQGTEFWDFSLVDPDNRRPVDFAARENALAALAEPDWDALLRNWRDGRVKLAWTRRLLAIRNELRSVFTDGDYRPLDVSGPHRDHAIAFARTRGAEAVIVVVGKNFAPLSDNGRQWPRGDAFDATLDVSGFTVEGTTGSDVKLSELFPNLPVAVRQARLSNLAGSARPRRRTGA from the coding sequence ATGCCTCCCGCGATCCCGACTGCGACCTACCGTATCCAGTTCACCGCCGCCTTCGGCTTCGACGATGCGGCCGCGATCGTGCCATATCTCAAAGAACTCGGGATTTCGCATCTCTATGCGTCGCCCTTCACCAAGGCGCGTCGCGGATCGACCCACGGCTACGACATCGTCGATCACACCAGGCTCAACCCCGAGCTCGGCGGCGAAGAGGCGTTCGCGCGACTGTCCGAAGCGCTGAAGAGCAACGATATCGGCCTGATCCTCGATTTCGTCCCCAACCATGTCGGCGTGCACTTCGCCGACAATCCATGGTGGCTGGACGTTCTCGAATGGGGCCCGGCGTCGCCGCATGCCGCCTCGTTCGACATCGACTGGGAGATGCTGCCGTTCCGCAACCGCGGCGGCGTGTTGCTGCCGATCATCGGAACGTCCTACGGCAAGGCGCTGGAGAGCGGCGAGATCGAGCTGCGCTACGATGCCGGCGAAGGCAACTTCTCGGCCTGGTACTTCGAGCACCGGCTGCCGATCGCGCCGCAACGCTACAGCGAGATCCTGCGCACGATCGTGCGCGAGGCCGATGCCGCCGATCATCCTGCCGGCAAGGCGATCCTCGAGCTCGCCGCGCGCTATCGCGGATTGCGCCACCCGGATCGCAAGGAAGCGCCGGACTTCAAGGCGGCGCTGAAGGCTATTCCGGGCAGCGCCGAGCTGATCGACAAGGGCCTCGCCGCCTATCGCACAGGCGAAGGCCGCAATACGCAGATCCAGGCGCTGCACAATCTGCTCGAACGCCAGCACTACAAGCTCGGCCATTGGCAGCTCGCCGCGAGCGAGATCAACTATCGCCGCTTCTTCGACGTCAACACCCTCGCCGGCCTGCGCGTCGAGGACGCCGGCACGTTCGAGGCAATCCACACGCTGGTCAAGCGGCTGATCGCAAACGGCCAATTGCAGGGCCTGCGGCTCGACCACATCGACGGTCTGCGCGACCCCGCGCAATATTTCCAGCGGCTGCGCCGCCTCACCCGCGAGGCGCAGGGCCCCGCAGCCGCACCGCTCTACATGGTGATCGAGAAGATCCTCGGCGACGGCGAGCCGTTGCGGCGCTTCGCCGGCGTCCACGGCACCACCGGCTACGAATGGCTCAATGTGATCACCCAGGCACTGGTCCACGGCGCCGGGCTGCAGCCGCTCGACGAGGTCTGGCGGCAGGTGAGCAACACCTCGCCGGATTTCCCGCCGGTGCTGATGCGCGCCAAGCGCCGCGTGCTGGAGACACTACTGCTCAGCGAATTCACCGTGCTGACGCGCCTGCTGGCCCGGATCGCCAGCGGGCACTATTCGACGCGCGACTTCTCAGCCGACAATCTGCGCCAGGTGTTCGAACTCTACGTGCTGCACTTCCCGGTGTATCGCACCTATATCAGCGGCTCCGGCCCGAACGGGCCCGATCGCGAACTGATCGCCCAGACCATCGAGAAGGCGCGCGCCGACTGGTTCGGCGCCGACGATGGCATTTTCGACTTCCTGCAGGACGCGCTGACGATGGACCTGCTGAAGCGCCGGGCCGCGCACAGCAAGCCGCGGGTCCGCCGCTTCGCGCTCAAGGTCCAGCAGTTCACCGGGCCGACCATGGCGAAGTCGCTCGAGGATACTGCGTTCTATCGATACCATCGCCTGCTCGCGCTCAACGAGGTCGGCGGCGAACCCGCCGCGCACGCGCTGGCGCCCGATGCCTTCCATCAGTTGATGACGCAGCGGGCGCAGGACTGGCCGCACGGCATGACCTCGACCATGACCCACGACGCCAAGCGCGGCGAAGACGCGCGAACGCGGCTGCTGGCGCTGGCGGAGATGCCGGGCGAATGGGCGAGCCTGGTCGCCAAATGGAAGCTTCTGAACGCAGCCCATCTGGTGACCGACGGCGCGATGCGGGCGCCGTCCGCGACGTTCGAATACATGCTGTATCAGGGCCTGGTGGGCGCCTGGCCGCTCGAACCCGACCCGGACTTCACCGACCGGATTCAGGGCTACGCGCTGAAAGCGGCGCGCGAGGGCAAGCAGGAGACCAACTGGATCAACCCCAACCTCGCTTACGAGGAGGGCATCCGCATTTTCATCGACCGGCTTCTCGACCCGGCGCAGTCCGGCGCCTTTCTGGAGTCGCTTCAGAATCTTTCGGAGCGCGTCTCCGTGATCGGCGCGTTGAATTCGCTGAGCCAGATCACTCTCAAGACGACGATGCCCGGGGTGCCGGACTTCTATCAGGGCACCGAATTCTGGGACTTCTCACTGGTCGATCCCGACAATCGCCGCCCGGTCGATTTTGCCGCCCGCGAGAATGCGCTTGCCGCGCTCGCCGAGCCGGACTGGGATGCGCTCCTGCGGAACTGGCGCGACGGCCGCGTCAAGCTGGCGTGGACGCGGCGGCTTCTCGCGATCCGCAACGAACTCCGCAGCGTGTTCACCGACGGCGACTATCGGCCGCTCGACGTCTCCGGCCCCCATCGCGACCATGCGATCGCTTTCGCCCGCACCCGCGGCGCAGAGGCCGTGATCGTGGTGGTCGGAAAGAACTTCGCGCCGCTGTCGGACAACGGCCGGCAATGGCCGCGCGGCGACGCGTTCGACGCCACATTGGATGTTTCCGGATTCACCGTCGAAGGCACGACCGGAAGCGACGTGAAGCTCTCCGAGCTGTTTCCCAATCTGCCGGTCGCGGTCCGTCAGGCGCGCCTGAGCAATCTCGCCGGCTCGGCTCGGCCACGCCGAAGGACAGGCGCCTGA